The nucleotide window GGCATCCGGACAGCATCCGGAGCCGTCGTGTGCCCGCCACCGGACCGCGCATTCGCTGGCCGCGAACAGTGCCGTCGCACCGGTTGCGAGCCGCGATCCGCGGGATCAAAATGTTAATAGTTGAGTCCAACCGACTCAACTTTGGAACCTTCGGCCGGTCCGACTGGCCCGCGCCGACGATAGAGAAGAAAGTGAGTCGAACATGGCCATGAACTACGATCCCTTCCGCGAACTGGACCGTGTCGCCGGAGCCCTGATGGATGTGCGCGGCCCGCGCCTGATGCCGATGGACCTCTACCGGTCCGGTGACGTGTACGTGCTGAACGCCGACATGCCCGGCATCGACCCCGGCTCGGTCGACATCGACGTGGACGGCCAGCTGCTCACCATCCGGGGCGAACGCACCCTCGCCAATCACGACAACGTGAAGTGGCTCACCCGGGAACGCACGGCTGGGTCGTTCCTGCGCCAGTTGAACCTCGGCCAGGGCATCGACCTCGACAACATCAGCGCCACGTATAACAACGGGGTGCTGTCGGTCACCATCCCGGTGACCGAGGCCGCGAAGCCGCGCAAGATCGAGGTCAGCACCGAAAAGCAGGAGACCGTGACGGTGAAGGAAGGCGAGAAGCACCTGGGGAAGTAGTGCGACGGACCACGACGTGAACCGACACGAGCACAGGATCCGGAGGGAATTTCCCTTCGGGTCCTGTCTTTTCGCGTGTTGTACACGGTATGTTCATAATTCTCTGATCGACTTGTTTTTGTAGCACCCGCAGCGTAATCCCCGTAAAGTGCATTAGTACCAAACGAATGGAAGCTCCGTGAGCATTCGAACGGCCGAATACCCCAGGCCGGATTATTTCCTTCTCCACCTCAGCGACACGCACCTGCTTGCGGACGGTAACCGTCTCTACGGAAGCGTGGACAGTGCCGCACACGTCGAACGGCTGTTCGCGGACGTCGAGGCGTCCGGCGGTAAGCCAGACGCGATCATCATCACCGGCGACCTCGCCGACAAGGGTGAGCCTCACGCCTACGCGCAGTTGCGCGGCATCGTCGAACCCGCAGCGGAACGCCTCGGCGCCAAAGTGCTCTGGGTGATGGGCAACCACGACAACCGGGCGAACTTCCGCACCGAGCTTCTCGGCCAGGAGCCCAGCCTGGCGCCGATCGACCACGTCGACTATGTCGGCGGGCTGCGGATCGTCACCTTCGACACCACGGTTCCGGGCAGCCACTACGGCGAGATCTCCGAGCGCCAGCTCGAGTGGCTCAGCGAACAGCTCAGCTTCCCGGCGCCGGACGGCACCATCCTGGCCATGCACCACCCGCCCGTGCCGAGCATGCTCGACCTGTCGGTGGCGGTGGAGCTGCGCGACCAGGCCAGCCTCGCGCAGGTGCTCCGCGGCACGGATGTGCGCAGCATCCTGGCCGGACACCTGCACTACTCGTCCACCGCCACGTTCGCCGGCATCCCCGTGTCTGTCGCCTCGGCGACCTGCTACACGCAGGACCTCAATGTGCCGGTCGGCGGCACCCGCGGCCGTGACGGCGCCCGGGCATTCAACCTCGTGCACGTCTACGCCGACACCGTGCTGCACTCGGTGGTGCC belongs to Cryobacterium sp. SO2 and includes:
- a CDS encoding Hsp20/alpha crystallin family protein yields the protein MAMNYDPFRELDRVAGALMDVRGPRLMPMDLYRSGDVYVLNADMPGIDPGSVDIDVDGQLLTIRGERTLANHDNVKWLTRERTAGSFLRQLNLGQGIDLDNISATYNNGVLSVTIPVTEAAKPRKIEVSTEKQETVTVKEGEKHLGK
- a CDS encoding phosphodiesterase; the protein is MSIRTAEYPRPDYFLLHLSDTHLLADGNRLYGSVDSAAHVERLFADVEASGGKPDAIIITGDLADKGEPHAYAQLRGIVEPAAERLGAKVLWVMGNHDNRANFRTELLGQEPSLAPIDHVDYVGGLRIVTFDTTVPGSHYGEISERQLEWLSEQLSFPAPDGTILAMHHPPVPSMLDLSVAVELRDQASLAQVLRGTDVRSILAGHLHYSSTATFAGIPVSVASATCYTQDLNVPVGGTRGRDGARAFNLVHVYADTVLHSVVPLGEFEPLDYIDAAESARRLAASGIEIMPAGSLPAYREPPMTRPIPVLR